The Siniperca chuatsi isolate FFG_IHB_CAS linkage group LG2, ASM2008510v1, whole genome shotgun sequence genome window below encodes:
- the si:ch211-220m17.5 gene encoding guanylin family protein — MKATLATIAVLALALWTSEAVQVEENGLSFSLEAVKRLQELTESSSATGHQNPRLRVSTMSHCANPMLPQEFLPLCKQRGASASLTRLAVVPIDVCEICAFAACTGC; from the exons ATGAAGGCCACACTTGCCACCATCGCTGTCCTTGCCCTGGCTCTCTGGACCTCTGAGGCTGTGCAGGTTGAA GAGAATGGATTGTCTTTCTCGCTGGAAGCCGTCAAGAGGCTTCAGgagctgacagagagcagcagtgCGACAGGACACCAAAACCCGCGACTCAGGGTTAGCACCATGTCCCACTGTGCCAACCCCATGCTCCCACAGGAGTTCCTGCCCCTCTGTAAGCAGAGAGGAGCATCTGCATCCCTCACCAGACTAG CTGTGGTTCCCATTGATGTCTGTGAGATCTGCGCCTTTGCTGCCTGTACTGGCTGCTAA
- the LOC122862400 gene encoding guanylin-like, with the protein MRVIGVALILVLCVCRGAAGVQVEVGDRSFPFEAVKQLKELMDLDDNISPHLAETSVVAVCANPLLPQVFRPVCHGKGAGIVFSKLVYIITPLDPCEICANPSCFGCLN; encoded by the exons ATGAGAGTCATCGGTGTTGCCCTTATTTTGgtcctctgtgtgtgcaggggAGCTGCAGGTGTGCAGGTTGAG GTTGGAGACAGGAGCTTCCCCTTTGAGGCAGTGAAGCAGCTGAAAGAGCTGATGGATTTAGACGACAACATTAGCCCTCACCTCGCTGAGACAAGCGTTGTAGCCGTTTGCGCCAACCCTCTCCTGCCACAGGTCTTTCGGCCAGTGTGTCATGGGAAGGGAGCAGGCATCGTTTTCTCCAAATTAG TGTATATCATCACGCCTTTGGATCCTTGTGAAATATGTGCCAACCCCTCCTGCTTTGGGTGTCTGAACTGA